A single region of the Rattus rattus isolate New Zealand chromosome 8, Rrattus_CSIRO_v1, whole genome shotgun sequence genome encodes:
- the Znf551 gene encoding zinc finger protein 551, translating into MCVCVSVRTRFCGSCLELDFQRGVLGDRFGVSGVCLPNWKLGQRWAVRMAESQELFCSKEARLRPSDSAQVPRALPMEETSVTWSLLPLQNPMAVATHRNLVQVPLISEPVMEVGLDVSFEDVTIHFSQEEWVLLDKAQRLLYCSVMLENLALVASLGSCTGMGNEEVTCEPNAPAEGVVCNKSPIPQETHLFEVPVPALEDIVHQTEYLSTHPVLTLGSGRTGSSLNEDNNQYQKSYSGGKSCERDPDKASAMSSCISHVLTKPFICGKDGEEALTSTVCLQQQGACHREQPSTGCLQQQDTCSNEQPHSSSKSGEALLNGKKHCKGSECQKVSSCTQGLVQCPSASSEKRPSECSKYEKAFSCNYKLAQHQDSHPGQRTYEHSQNEKPFSKKCRLNTQDRICPQERPFKCTECGKAFIYKSELIYHQRHHRGRVHYECKECRKSFTYKSNLTEHQRIHTGERPYQCEQCGKSFRQNSSLFRHHRIHTGERPYECYECGKSFRQIFNLIRHRRVHTGEMPHQCRDCGKAFSCKAELTQHERIHSGEKPYECSECGKYFRQFSNLIRHRRVHTGDRPYKCSECEKSFSRKFILIQHQRVHTGERPYKCGECGTSFTRKSDLIQHQRIHTGTRPYECEECGKAFRQCSSLIQHRRVHTGEKPYECIECGKAFSQSASLIQHQRLHTGERPYECSECGKSFSQSASLIQHQRSHSGEKPYECSECGKPFTHKSDLIQHQRVHTGERPYECHGCEKSFSRRSNLVRHQRVHT; encoded by the exons atgtgtgtgtgtgtaagtgtgcgcACGCGGTTTTGTGGTTCTTGTCTGGAACTGGACTTCCAGCGTGGTGTTCTTGGCGATCGTTTTGGCGTTTCTGGGGTTTGTTTACCTAACTGGAAGCTCGGACAGCGTTGGGCTGTTCGGATGGCGGAGAGCCAAGAGCTGTTCTGCAGTAAGGAGGCCCGGCTGAGGCCCAGCGACTCCGCCCAAGTGCCCCGAGCCTTGCCTATGGAAGAGACCTCGGTGACCTGGTCCTTGCTTCCTCTGCAGAATCCAATGGCTGTGGCCACGCACAGGAACCTGGTCCAG GTTCCCCTAATTTCAGAACCAGTTATGGAGGTTGGCCTG GATGTGTCCTTTGAGGATGTGACCATTCACTTCTCCCAGGAAGAGTGGGTGCTCCTTGATAAGGCCCAGAGACTCCTGTACTGCAGTGTGATGCTGGAAAACTTGGCACTTGTGGCATCTCTGG GTTCCTGTACTGGAATGGGGAATGAAGAGGTGACTTGTGAGCCTAATGCACCTGCAGAAGGGGTGGTATGTAACAAAAGTCCAATTCCCCAGGAGACTCATCTCTTTGAGGTACCTGTCCCAGCTTTGGAAGACATTGTGCACCAGACTGAGTACCTAAGCACACATCCTGTTCTGACACTGGGCTCGGGCAGAACAGGTTCCAGTTTAAATGAAGACAATAACCAGTATCAGAAGAGTTACAGTGGAGGAAAGTCCTGTGAAAGGGATCCTGACAAGGCTTCAGCTATGTCAAGCTGCATATCCCATGTGTTGACCAAGCCATTCATctgtgggaaggatggggaggaggccCTCACCTCTACAgtctgtcttcagcaacagggtgcTTGTCATAGGGAACAGCCCTCCACGGGCTGTCTTCAGCAGCAGGACACTTGTAGTAATGAACAGCctcacagcagcagcaagagtGGGGAAGCACTTTTGAATGGAAAGAAACATTGTAAGGGCAGTGAATGCCAAAAAGTTTCAAGCTGCACACAGGGACTTGTTCAGTGTCCAAGTGCCTCCTCTGAGAAAAGGCCGTCTGAGTGTAGCAAGTATGAGAAAGCCTTCTCCTGCAATTACAAACTTGCTCAGCACCAGGACAGTCATCCGGGACAAAGGACATATGAGCACAGTCAGAATGAGAAGCCCTTCAGCAAAAAGTGCCGCCTCAACACACAAGACAGAATTTGTCCTCAAGAAAGGCCCTTTAAGTGTACTGAATGTGGAAAAGCCTTTATCTATAAATCTGAACTCATTTACCATCAGAGACACCACCGTGGTAGAGTACATTATGAGTGTAAGGAATGTAGAAAGTCTTTCACCTACAAATCCAACCTCACTGAACACCAGAGAATCCACACTGGGGAAAGGCCTTATCAGTGTGAACAATGTGGAAAGTCCTTCAGACAAAACTCTAGCCTCTTTAGACACCACAGAATCCATACTGGAGAAAGGCCATACGAGTGCTATGAATGTGGGAAATCCTTTAGACAGATCTTTAATCTCATCAGACACAGGCGAGTCCACACTGGAGAAATGCCTCACCAGTGTCGCGATTGTGGGAAAGCCTTTAGCTGCAAAGCTGAACTCACTCAACACGAGCGAATTCATAGTGGGGAAAAGCCTTATGAATGCAGCGAGTGTGGAAAATACTTCAGGCAGTTCTCCAACCTCATTCGACACCGGAGAGTACACACTGGTGACAGGCCTTATAAGTGCAGTGAATGTGAGAAATCCTTCAGTCGCAAATTCATCCTCATCCAGCACCAAAGAGTTCACACTGGAGAAAGGCCTTACAAATGTGGGGAGTGTGGCACATCCTTCACCCGGAAATCTGACCTCATCCAACACCAACGAATTCACACTGGCACAAGACCTTATGAATGTGAAGAGTGTGGGAAGGCATTCAGACAATGCTCTAGCCTCATCCAGCACCGAAGAGTTCATACTGGAGAAAAGCCTTATGAGTGTATcgaatgtgggaaagcctttagTCAGAGTGCTAGCCTTATTCAACACCAGCGCCTGCACACTGGAGAAAGACCTTACGAGTGTAGTGAATGTGGGAAGTCCTTTAGCCAGAGTGCTAGCCTGATTCAACATCAGAGAAGCCACAGTGGAGAAAAGCCTTATGAATGTAGTGAATGTGGCAAGCCCTTCACCCATAAGTCTGACCTGATTCAGCACCAAAGGGTTCATACCGGAGAAAGACCTTATGAATGCCATGGCTGTGAGAAATCCTTTAGCCGTAGATCGAATCTTGTCCGACACCAGCGAGTTCACACCTAA